GGGCCAGCACCTGAAACACCAGGGCCGGATTGGCGTACTGTTCCAGCCGTTCCAGGGCTTCTGAGAGGGCCTGGTCTGCCCTGGCGCGCACGGAAAGGGGGTGGTGCCTGAAAGCGAAAAGCAAGGCTTCCGGGTGCCATTCGGGGTTGAAGGATTTCTCCAGTTTTTCGGCTGCGGAGAGGGCGTCCAGCATGCTGCTTTCCAGACCCTGCACCAGTTCACGGGCCTGAACCAGAGCTTCGCGCACGGTTTCCCGCTCGAAGAGCACGCCAGGACGGCCTGCGGCAAAAGCCAGCAGGTCAGGGTCAATCTGGTTTTCCAGGTGCAACAGGGCCTGGTGCATTTCGGCTTCCGGGACCGGAGGCACAAAAATGCGGGCACAGCGGGACATGATGGTGGGGAGCACCAGTTGCTGGTCCTCGGCAATGAACACGAACATGGCCCGGTGGGGGGGCTCTTCCAGCGTTTTCAGCAGGGCGTTGGCGGCCTCTGCATTCAGGTGTTCTGCACCGTCAAAAATCACCACCTTGCGGCGGGTGTGGGGAGCAATCTGCAGCCACTCCACCACGTGCTGGTCGTAGTCGTGGCCTTCGTCTCGGCGTTCGGTGATCACCTTGACCGGGATGATTTTCCTGCGGGCCTGTTTTCCGGTGCTGGTTTCGCTTTTGGGGGCCACGAACATCACATCGGTGTGGGTGTCCCGTGCAATGGCCAGGCAGGACGGACAACTTCCGCAGGCGGTGCCATGTGCACAGTTGGCCAGTGCCGCAATGAAGTGGGCCAGGGCTTTGCGCCCCACCCGCTGGGGACCCAGCAACAAAAAGGCATGGGCAGACTGGGTGCGCAGGGTGTGCATCACCTGCTGGTGTCCGATGATCTGGAAAGGGTTCATGGTCTGGTGTTCAGCGTCCGATGATCAGGCGGTCTGCCAGACCGGAAGGCAGGCCCGCATTGATGATCTTGCGTCCTGCGGTCTGGAAGTCGTATTCCACCCGGAACACTTCAAAGATTGCTCCAGCATCATCAAAAATGCCGTAACTTGCACGGGGATCTCCGTCGCGGGGCTGTCCCACACTGCCAGGGTTGAGCATCCAGCGTGCCCTGGGGGGCATCACGGCACGGGCGTTGCCTTTCATGGGGGCACTCTTGACCCATTCGCCCACAGGACCTTCCAGGGTGGAGTAGATCATGGGAACGTGGGTGTGACCGTAAAAGCAGACCCGTCCGTCCCACAAAGTGAATTCTTCACGGGCGTGGGAGGTGCTGTCCAGGTACTTGTCCGGGTTGGAAGGGCTGCCGTGCACGCACAAAAGCTCATTGAAGCGGGATTGGGTGGCGTCCAGGCGCAGGGTTTTGCCCCAGCCGTTGATGGTCAGCAAATCTGCCTCGGAAAGCTGGTCCAGTTGCCACTTGAGGGCCAGTTGTGCTGGAGCGTTGATCAGGAGTTGCTGGTTGCGGGTCAGGCGAATCAGGTTGGATTCGTGGTTCCCCTGAATGCTGGGCACCCCCAGAGCCACCAGGTGTTGGAGCACCTCAACGGGGCTTCCTCCGTAACCGATGGCATCGCCCAGGAAAACCATGCGGTCATACTGGCGTTTCTCGGCGTCTTGCAACACGGCTTCAAAGGCCTCGAGATTGGCGTGAATGTCAGAGAAAATCAGGGTGCGCATTGGGTCTCCCAACCATGTTAACAGATGGCGCGAAAAATGATAGACGGATGTGCAAGCCACATGCCCCAGATTGGATCCAACTTGATAAGATGCAGCCATGAGCATTCCTCGTGTGGGTATCACCACCTCCCAGTTGATTGACCCTGCCCTCAAGCGCCTGTTCAATGGCACCTCCAGACTCTATGCCCAGGGGGTCCTGGATGCCGGAGGTGCACCCGTTTTGCTGCCCAACCTCCCGGAAGCTGCTGACCTGTACGTGAAGCAACTGGACGCTGTGTTGTTCAGTGGAGGGGTGGATTTGCATCCTGGCCTTTACCAGGAAGAACCCGTGCTGGGCCTCGGAGAAGTGGATGAGGAGCGGGACGCTTTTGAAGTGGCCCTCTACCACGCGGCCCGCAAAGCAGGACTGCCCATCCTGGGAATCTGCCGGGGCATGCAGGCCATCAACGTCTTTGAAGGTGGAAACCTCTACCAGCACCTTCCCAACCACCCTGAATTCTGGGGAGACCACTCCCAGAAAGCCCTGCCCCCAAATCTGGCCCACGAGGTGCACATTGCAGAGGGCAGTCTGCTGGCTGCCCACCATCCAGAATTGAAACTCCGGGTGAACAGCTACCACCATCAGGCGGTGAAAACCCTGGCCCCATCTTTGCAAATGGCTGCGACAAGCTCAGATGGTCTGGTCGAGGCATATCAGGGAGATGGAATTTTTGCGGTGCAGTGGCACCCAGAGCTCACTTTCCAGAAACACCCCCAGCACCTTGGCCCTTTCAAAATCCTGATGGACCTGCTGAAAGTGCAGGTGTGAGGTGCCCCTGACCGTCTGGCAGGACGCATACGACGGCATCTGGGTCTGCCATGAAGGGCTTGCAGGCGGGTACGACTGGCTGATGGTGGGCCTGACCTCTCAACATGTGCAGGTCCAACAGGTGCTGGAGGGTTTGCCCGGAGCTTTTAAAGGGAGGCTGCAGGTGTTGCTGCTGCCAGAGGTCACTGCGCTGCCCCTGGAACGGGCTTTGCAGGAGCACCCTGTGCGTGGGGTGATGGTCCTGGGACGCGATCTGCAGGGTGGGCCAGCCCTGGACCTCCCGGAGCGGCATGTGGACACCACCAGTGGACTGGTGTACCAGGAGGGAGGCAGTTACCCGGCCTGGAACAGTGTCCTTTCTGGACAGGGTGACGCACTTCCCGATCTGTGGGCCAGCGCATGCACTAAACTGGGGGTTCCGGTGGTGGTGTGTTCTCCCGAACGTGCCCTGGAAACCTGGCAGCTCTGGTGGGAAAAAACACCACTGGCCTTGCAAAACCTCGAAACCTGACCCTGAAACCTGAAATGTTGACCCCAGAATGCTGAACCCTGTCAAACACCTCTACCTGCATGTGCCTTTCTGCCCGACCCTGTGTCCGTACTGTGATTTTCACGTGCTGACCCGCACTTCGGGCATGGTGGAGCAGTACCTGCAGCGCATCTGCGAGGAAGTGCAACATCAGGCTGCACTTTACCCTGTGGACCTCAAAACCGTTTATTTCGGGGGGGGCACCCCGTCTTTCCTGCGGGATGCAGAGATGGTGCATCTGGTGGAAAGCGTGCGCTCAGGGCTGGGCTGGGGCCAGGAAGAGAACACCCTGGAAATCAATCCGGGCACCGTGACCCTGGAGCGTGCAGCACTCTGGAAAGACCTGGGGTTTGACCGGGCCAGTGTGGGGGTGCAAAGCCTGAACGACACCACCCTGAAATTTCTGGGCCGGCAGCACAATGCACAGCAGGCCTGCAAGGCCATCGAGATCCTGCTGGAAGTGGGCTTTCGGGTGTCTGGCGACCTGATCACGGCGGTTCCGGGCCAGCACCTGCAGGAAGACATCAAAGGTCTGTCTGAACTGGGCATTGACCACATCTCTGCGTACACCCTCACCATTGAAGAGGGCACCGAATTTTACCGCCGGGGCGTGCAGGTCCGTGAGGAAGACGAGCGGGAGGGTTTTGAGCTGACCGCTGAACTTTTGACCCAGCAGGGCTTCGAGCGGTATGAGATCAGCAATTATGCCCGTCCGGGAGCCCACTCCAGGCACAATCTGGCGTACTGGACCAACCAGCATTACCTGGGCATTGGACCGGGGGCTTCCGGGCATTACCCGACCTCCAGACCAAATTTGCTGTCACAGCGGATCACCAATCCCAGACTCTATGACTGGCTGAAAATGCCTTTCACAGAGCGTGACATCGAAGACATTGCCCCTGCAGATTTTGTGACGGACGCCCTGTTCATGGGATTGCGTCTGAAGCAGGGGGTGGACCTTGCTCTGCTCACCCGGCAGAGTGGTCTGGACGTGCTGGAAAGGTACCAGGAACCTTTGCAAAAACACCTGAACAAAGGATTGCTGACCTTGCAGGAAGGGGTTTTAAAGGCCACCGAGGAAGGGAAATGGGTGTTGAACCAGATCATCACCGATTTTCTGTTGCGGGATGCAGAAGATGCAGAAGATTCTGGAGCCTGATTCGGTATCATGGCAACCATGACCCTTTCCCCCGAGCAGGTTCTGGAGGTGTGCAAAGCCCTGGGCGATGCCAACCGCCTGCGCATTCTGGGTTTGCTGGCTGCCCGGCCCCGTTCAGTGGAAAAAATGGCTGAGGCCTTGCAAATTGGGGTTTCCACCACCTCACACCACCTGAGCAGGCTCTCAAAAGCAGGGCTGGTTGATGCTGCTGCACAGGGGCATTACAGCATTTACTCTGTGCGGCAGGAAACCCTGAATCTGATGTCTCAGGTGCTCGTCAACCCTGCCCAGCTTTCAGGGCTTCTGGAGGTGCAGGCAGATGGGGACAAATACGCCTCCAAGGTGCTGCAGGTGTTTCTGGAGGCAGACGGCAGGATCAAAGCTTTTCCCACCCAGCAGAAGAAACTGCTGGTGCTGCTGGCTTACGTGGCAAAGCCTTTCGAGCAGGGAAAAACCTACACCGAAAAAGAAGTCAATGCGGTGCTGTCCCGTTTCCATGCAGACACCGCCACCCTCAGAAGAAACCTGGTGGAACTGGGTTTCATGCAACGTGAGGGGGGCGGCGGCAAATACTGGCGAACCCCAGAATAGGCAACATCTGGTCTGTTTGTTTCCCTTAAGCCTTTTGGCGATGGTGGGGACTGTTCGATCTCTGTAAAATCATTTTGATAGATATCGAAAGGATCATCCCATGCTGCAGAGCACCCACCTCAAAAATTTCCTTCTGCTGCACCACCCACACAGGCAGGTGGTGCTGGAAGCCTTGCAAACCGGACCCCACAGCCTGCTAGACCTGGTCGCATTGCTTTACAACACCCAGCAGACAGAACACCACCTCGGCAAACTGCAAAAAGCAGGTCTGGTGAAACAGGATGCCGCAGTTTACGTCCTGGCTCTGGACCGCTTTCAGGAAGCCCAGCAAAAGGCACAACATCCCTGGCTGGAAAAAAACCGCCCCTTTTTTCAACTTCTGGAACAGGCTTTTGACGAAAATGGTGTTCTGAGAGCACTTCCACAGCAAAACAACAAAAAGCGGGCTTTGCTGGAAAAACTTTCCCTGCTTTTTGCGGCAGACCAGAAGTACACTGAAAAAGAAGTCAATGCCCTGCTGCTGGGTTTTACCAGAGACCCTTTTCTGCTGCGCCGCAGCCTGATCGATGCAGGGCTGCTGTCCCGCACGCCCAGTGGCAGCCAGTACTGGAGGGAAACCCATGTCCCAGAAATATAAAGGCTTCACGCCCCTGATGGGCATCTGGATCATCCGCAACCACAAGAACGGCAAGGTGCTGCTGGGAGCCAGTGAACACGCCCAGGCCAAACTGAACGCCTACCAGTTCCAGTTGAAAATGGGGAGCTGCATGGTGCGCTCTTTGCAGCAAGACTGGAATCAGGATGGCCCGGAAAACTTCAGCTTCGAGATTCTCGATGAACTGGAACCCGATCCTGGCAAGGGAGAGCACTTTGATTACCGCCAGGATCTCAAAGACCTGGAGGCATTGTGGCTGGAAGACCTGCAGCCTTACGAGCCCAGAGGGTACCACAAGCCCAGAAAATCCTGACAGCAAAAGCTGGCTGAAACAGCCCTGATCAAAAAGCCAAGAAAAAGCAAGTCTGAGCTCCACGTCTCCTTCACTTTTCTTGCAGCCCTGCTTCCTAAATTGGAAGCAGGGCTGATTTTGATGGGATGGATCAAGGGGGAATCATGGCTGAAGTGAAACGTCATGGCGATCTGGACATTGACACAGATTCAAAGCACAGCGAATTGCAGTGGAAAATTCAGCATGTGGGCTGGTGGGCCATGTTTTTGCTGATCCTGCTGGGTTTGCTTGGATTGCTGGGGCCAGGGTTTTTAAGTCACCGCAACGTTCAAGGGACAGGTTTGAAAGTCCAGTACGAGCATTTTTTGCATCTTGACACACCCACTTTGCTGGAAGCAGAGCTGCAGCAGGACGCTGAACATCCTGTTCTGACCCTGGCCCAGGATTACCTGAAGGCTTTTGAGATCCAGTCCATTCAGCCTGAACCCGAAAAAATGACCATTCAGGATGGAAAGTATCGGGTGGCTTTTCATGCCCTGTCCAGAGGGGCCACCATCCAGATGAAGTTGATTCCGCAGCAAACAGGCCGTGTTGAAGGGGATCTGGCCCTGGAGCCAGATCCTGCTGTTGAAATCCGTCATTTCGTTTACCCCTGAGGAGGAAACATGGAACCCATCTTGCACGGTGCCATCCTGTATTTTTCCCTGATGCTGATTTTCCGGGTGGCGGGAAAGCGCAGTCTGGCCCAGACCACCACCTTCGATTTTGTGTTGCTGCTGATCATCAGCGAAACAGTGGACAATTACTTCATGAAACAGGATTACTCCTATGTGGGGGTGCTGTCTCTGGTGGTCACCCTGATCGGACTGGACATCCTGCTCTCGAAAGTCAAGCAGAAATCCCCCCTGCTGGAACGCTGGATGGACGATGTTCCGGTGATCCTGATCGATCAGGGCAAGGTGCTGGATGCCCACCTGAAAAAATCCCGCATTGACCTTTCAGACATTCTGGAAGCGGCCCGCACCAGCCAGGGCATTGAACGGCTGGACCAGATCAAATACGCCATTCTGGAGCGTTCTGGCACCATTTCGGTGGTGCCAAAGGAGCAAGCATGACCTCTGAAGTTTCGCCCATCCTGGATTTGTTTTCCCTGACCCTGGAAGTGAACCACCTGCAGAAGGCCTGCGATTTTTATCAGCAGGTGGTGGGCCTCAAAGTGCAGGCTCTGGATGAGAAACAGGGCACCTGCACGCTGGAATTTTCTTCCGGGCAGCAGCTTCATCTGTGGATGCCCATCACCCGACAGGTCCCGTCTGAGCGCCTCTCCCAACTGGGGGCCAGAGGGGGCAGCCATGTGCACTGGGCCATGCAAATTCCAAAAGGCACCCTGCAACAGGCCAGAGAACATCTGGGACAGCATGGGATTCCCTGGCAGGAGATCGACCTTGCCAGCGGAGACCAGCCTGCAGACCTTGGACTGTACTTCTGGGATCCGGCTTTTCACGGTCTGGAACTGCGAGAAGTGGATGTGCAAGATGAGCGTTTTCCAGTGGTTCCTCCTGGCCAGGCTGCTGAAACAGGTTTGCCTGTGGTGGGTCTCAGGGAAGTGGCGCTGGCTTTTCAGGATTACGCAGCCATGAAACAGCGCCTGCCAGAGGCTTACGGCTTCGCCTTCTTGAAAGAGATGGAAGACCGCAACTTTGCCCAGTTCACCCTGGGACCATGGCCTGAAAGGGATGGTCTGTTCACACCCAGACGCTGGCTGTATGCCTGGGATCCGCAGGTGGGTCTGGCAGACATGCTGGGAGGAGAACACGCCACCGTGACTTTCCTGGCCGATGTGGACGCAGTGGAAAAGCGGGTTCGTCAGTCAGGGCTCTCCCATTTTCGGGATGAGCAGGGTCTGGTGGTGTGTGACCCTGAAGGGCATGTTTTTGAGTTTGTGCCCTTTGAGTTCATGCAGGATTGAGGGGACACAGGAAAAATGCCGCATTGGAGCGGCTCTTTCTGTTGAACCTTGAGGCCAGACTTCAGGCCTGCTGCTCAGAAATGCGGGGGGCTTTCCTGCCAAAGGCTTCGGGACCAAAGCGCACCACGGCCAGCACCCCCGCCACCACAATCACCAGGCTTTGCAAAGTGAAAGCCAGTCTGGGGCCGTAATGCTCTCCCAGGTAGCCCATGAACACATAGATGCCCAGCACCAGCACCGAGTAGAGGGTGTTGAAGGTGGACTGCACCCGGCCCTGAAATTCCAGGGCGGTTTCTTCCTGCACATGGGTCTGGTAGACCACGTTGATGCACACAAAAAATCCCATCAGCACGGTGGTGATGATGGCTGAAACAAGGCTCCAGGATTGCCCGTGCAGGAACACCATGCTGGCCAGCAGGAACAGCCACAGGACCATCAGGCGGGGCCGTCCCAGTTTGTGCACCAGCCTGGAGAGCAGGAAACTGCCCACCACCGAACCCACCGCCCATCCTGCATCGATCAGTCCAAAGCCAACGGTTCCAACCTTCAGGACATCTTTTGCAAAAACCGCCGAGAGGGTGTTCAGGGTCTGGGGAGTGGTCCAGACCATGCTGATGATGATGTAGGGCAAAACCAGTCCGGGATTCTGCCGGATGTAGGCCAGACCTGCCTGCATGTCTGCAAAAAGCTGAATTCTGGGGGTTTTTTCACTGGAGGTGCTGCGGGGGTCCTGAAAATGGATGCTCCCAATGAAGGCTGCACTGATCAGGAAGCTGATCCCATTGACCACCATGGCCCACATGGGTGAAGCGCCTGCCAGCACAAAACCACCCACCCCAGCCCCCAGAATCATGCCCAGTTGAACAGCGGTTCGGGTGTAAATGTTGGCCTGCAAAAGCAGTGGGCTGGGGACCACTTTGCGCACCATGGCCACGGTGGCAGGCCTCCACAGGGTGTCTCCCAGGGCCACCAGGAATTCCATCAGGTACAGGTGCCAGGCCTGCAAATGACCGCTCAGGTACAGCAGGGGAACCAGCAGCACCACCAGAGCACGCACAAAATCGGTGAGGGCGGCCAGTTTGCGCTGGTCCAGACGGTCCACCAGCACGCCCGCAAAGGGACTGAACAGCAGACCGGGCAGGGCGTGGGCCACCATCAGCCAGGCCACACTGGAGCCTTTTCCAGTCAGTTCCAGGGTGATCCAGCTTGAGGCAATGAACTGCATGCCAAAACCAATGGCAGAAATGGCATTTCCGGTCAGGTAGCGGGTGAAAGGTTGAATTTGAAACAACTGGGAACGTGGCATGAAACCCCCTCTGGGTGTATTTTCGCTGTCCGGGCCTGCAAGAAGCAGGACCAGATTCGGGCAGAATCTGCAGGTGTCAGGACAATGGGCTGAACACAGAGAAACCCTCAGACCTGCTGTGAGGCCTGGGTGCTCCTGGATGGCTTCAGGTTAATCTGCAGAAGGGCTTGCGACAATGGATTCAAAAAATTTTGAATCGTCCTTGAAGAGGGTGAGCAGGCCATTGCCTCTGGGGGTCAGGCGGTAATACACAAAGCGGCCCATGCGTTGCGGCTCTGCCAGCCCCAGGTTTTTCAGGCGTCCCAGATGATGGGAAATGGCTCCAGGGGCCAGGTGCAGCCGCTCGGTGAGTTCCAGGGTGGTGGCAGGCAGGTTCAGCATCACTTTTGCGCAACTGTTGCCCAGCAGGATTTCCAGCTGATCATGGTTCTCTGCAGGAGCACTGCCCCACAGGAGGCCCACCCCACGGGCCGGATAGAACAGGGTGGGTTGCCATGGCTCCTCGCAGATGGACATGCTCTTGGGGTACACAAAAGCAGACGGCACCAGCACAATGCCGCGCCCTCTGGCGTCGCTGTCTTCGTGCCTGCCCCGGTCAATCAGCACGTGCCCATCCTCATAGCGGATGGTGGGATCAATGCCCGAGAAAAGCTGCTCCGGGCCTTCCAGGGCCAGGGTGCGGGAACGCACCAGCACATCGTTTTCCAGAAACACCTGCACTTTGACCCAGTAAGGGGCCATCACCCGGTCCCAGTAGGCCCTGAGGGTGTCCACCAGTTTTTGCAGGTGCAACTCGGGTTCGAGCAGGAAAGCATCGATGACTTCTGGGCGGGTTTCTCGCAGGCTGCAGAGTTTGTTCAGCTCATAGACCACCTGTGCTGTGGATGTTTGCAGGATCTGCTTGACCTCCTCTTCAAACACTGGAAATGGGGTGAGGGGGGGAGGGGTCAGAAAATCGGGAATGTAATAAGGTGGGTTCCCGAGTTGCCTGGGAATCAGGGCTTCCAGCAGGGTGGTGTCAAAATCACCCAGCAGTTTGCGTGCCTCCTTGATCCAGGGCAGGTGCAGGGCATGAAAGCCCGGACTCTGGTAGACCATGAAACTGGCCACACATTCCCACAGTGGACTGAAAGCAAAACGCACCCTGGACAGATCCAGAGGGCTGACCTTGATTCGGATCACAGATCCTCCTTTGCCCTGAGTCTGACCTGCCTGATCTGGGCAGGCAATAGCGCCGATGGCCTATGGAGAAGTGCGGGGGTCGGGTTCTACGCTGAACAGCATGACCGAACAGCCAGAGACCCTTCCTCAGCAACAGGGCCAGCAACACAGCTACTGTCTGGCGGTGCAATCCGGGAAGCTGGACGCCCTGCACGTGCACTACCACGACACCGAGTATGGTTTTCCCCTCTCAGAAGACAACCTGCTCTTTGAGCGTCTGGTGCTGGAAATCAACCAGGCGGGCCTCTCCTGGAGCACCATCCTGAAGAAGAAAGACCATTTTCGGGTGGCTTTCGATGGTTTCGATCTGCAGCAGGTGGCCTCTTACACCACAGAGGACATCGAGCGCCTGATGCAGGATGCGGGGATCATCCGCAACCGTCTGAAAATCGAGGCCACCATCGAGAATGCCCGGCGGTTGCTGGTTTTAAAAGAACAGCATGGCTCCTTTCGGTCATGGCTGGATCAGCACCATCCCAGAACAAAAGCAGACTGGGTCAAACTTTTCAGGCAGACCTTCCGTTTTGTGGGAGGAGAGATTGTGGGTGAATTCCTGCTCAGCACCGGATACCTGCCAGAGGCACACCATCCCGATTGCCCGGTGCAAGAGACCATCTTGCAGCTTTCCCCTCCCTGGTCCAGACGGCCCTGAGATGCTTTCAATCTGCATGAAAATTTCCTTCGATCTGCTAAAATGAAAGCAAATTCAAGGGCTCCTTCTGAAAAACCCTGTTCCTGAAGTTGAATCTCTCTGAAGTGCAGGCTGGGTTTCCTGAAAAACAGCTGTGCATTTTCAGAAAGGTGAAAGAGAAGCGCTATACTATGGAGTGAACGGGAGCTTTAGGGGTTGGGTGCGTGAAAGTGCTTCAAAGCATGACAACGCGGCCCACGGTTGTTTGTTTTTCGAACAAACAAAATGCTAAACTCAAGAACACCTACCCCTACAGGAGTGAGTCACATGCGGTCAGAAACCCTAGACCTGAATGCCATTCGAATGCAGCACACCCTGATTCTGCTGCGCAAACTCTGGTATGAAGACATTTCCCGGGCAGAGCTCTCCCGCCGGATCGGACTCTCCAGAAGTGCCATTTCCAGCATTGTTTCAGAACTGCTGGATGTCAACCTGGTGCTGGAACTCGGTCTGGGTGCCTCCCTGGGAGGCCGCAAACCCACCATCCTCAGGCTCCACGAAAACGCAGCCTGTCTGCTGGCCGTGGACATCGGCAAACGCCACCTGGGCGTGGCCCTGATGGATTTGCGTTGCAACATCATTGAACAGGTTTCCTGCGAACACCACCGCGAATACAGCCCCGAAGACACCTACGAGGAACTTGAACAGGTGATCCAGGGCTTCAAAAAGAAACACCCCGAGAAAGCCACCCGCATCGCCACCATCGGGGTGAGCATTGCAGGACCGGTCAATTACAAAACCGGACAGGTGATCCAGCCGCCCAGCCTGCCCTCCTGGAACAATGAAAACGTGGCAGCAGCCCTGTCCCGCCGCTTCAACACCCCGGTTTACGTGGACAACGACGCCAACCTGGGTGCCCTGGCCGAACTGCACTTCAGTGGCATCAGCGACCAGCACCTGATCTACCTGAAATGCGCCACCGGCATCGGGGCAGGCATCCTGATCGATGGCAAGATCTACCGGGGGGTTTCAGGTGGGGCCGGAGAAATCGGGCACACCAGCATCAACGAAAACGGCCCCGTCGGTCCCAGCGGGTATCCGGGCAGCCTGGAAAGTTATGTCTCGGGGGCGATGCTGCTGCAACGCATGCTGGA
The genomic region above belongs to Deinococcus roseus and contains:
- a CDS encoding ROK family transcriptional regulator, with amino-acid sequence MRSETLDLNAIRMQHTLILLRKLWYEDISRAELSRRIGLSRSAISSIVSELLDVNLVLELGLGASLGGRKPTILRLHENAACLLAVDIGKRHLGVALMDLRCNIIEQVSCEHHREYSPEDTYEELEQVIQGFKKKHPEKATRIATIGVSIAGPVNYKTGQVIQPPSLPSWNNENVAAALSRRFNTPVYVDNDANLGALAELHFSGISDQHLIYLKCATGIGAGILIDGKIYRGVSGGAGEIGHTSINENGPVGPSGYPGSLESYVSGAMLLQRMLELLPQYPQSVLRADSSLQHLALSAKAGDELATLIVQEAGQHLGIAIANVVNLFSPGEVILGGDLSLAEEALLEPLQQMLEQRTMLINREQTNVRLTRFNTLTSLYGAGVLALYELFSPTGLKHLYEVARQPVLTEA